A window of Tetrapisispora phaffii CBS 4417 chromosome 9, complete genome contains these coding sequences:
- the UTP18 gene encoding Utp18p (similar to Saccharomyces cerevisiae UTP18 (YJL069C); ancestral locus Anc_1.305), translating to MSTKGDKVQINMDYIIPPPDKEEELLSKLVFGDNTDFQSNLANFDLDFLSNDHVDVDVQSDAGSEDDSEAELINNVNDDQLFFVDDGNDRVDNGDEDKMDVDSDVNASLEDISSEDGNSDAWEDSDDERIRIDITASNKSKKLRTSYAQSQINGSDYVHRLRAQFERIYPKPKWVDDVSEESNSDNSDAGNSDDEYEKVINGDINALSKILESSYQYKDISNSILLPKGKLDIIRLKDANAAHPSKSAVQSLSFHPNKPLLLTGGFDRTLRIYHIDGKNNHLVSSLYLKDTPVQTCTFYVAPNSGNSKKVTQQNIFTGGRRRYMHSWDLSTQLVHNQTANTSTSRIEKISRLYGHQDTQRSFEKFKLGHFYNFTSNETHGIILLQGNNGWINIIHATTGVWLTACKIEGVLTDFCIDYKPLAGSKFQTILIAANTSGEIWEFNLSKNNEVQRRWKDAGGMGITIIQVGGGTNTANFFPVSSGKIKTNTWLAIGSESGYVNIYDRRNKFENIQPVASLDQLTTTISSLVFSSDGQILCMASRAVKDALRLVHLPSCTVFSNWPTSGTPFGRVTSVAFSSRSEMLAVGNEQGKVRLWRLNHY from the coding sequence ataaatatggatTATATTATTCCACCTCCagataaagaagaagagcTATTGTCTAAATTAGTATTTGGTGATAATACTGACTTTCAATCGAATTTGgctaattttgatttagaTTTCCTATCCAATGATCATGTTGATGTTGATGTTCAGTCAGATGCAGGCAGTGAAGATGATAGTGAAGCAGAGTTGATCAATAATGTGAATGATGATCAACTTTTTTTTGTCGATGATGGTAATGATCGTGTTGATAATGgagatgaagataaaatgGATGTTGATTCAGATGTGAATGCTTCTTTAGAAGATATATCTTCTGAAGATGGAAATAGTGATGCATGGGAAGATTCTGATGATGAAAGAATTAGAATTGACATTACGGCATCTAACAAGTCTAAGAAGCTTAGAACTTCATATGCGCAATCACAAATTAACGGTAGCGATTATGTTCACCGTTTAAGGGCtcaatttgaaagaatatACCCAAAGCCAAAATGGGTTGATGACGTTTCGGAAGAGAGTAACAGTGACAACAGCGACGCTGGGAATTCTGATGATGAATATGAAAAGGTTATAAATGGTGATATAAACGCtttatctaaaatattagaGTCCAGTTATCAATACaaagatatttcaaattctatACTGTTGCCTAAAGGAAAATTAGATATCATCCGTCTAAAAGATGCAAATGCTGCACATCCTTCCAAATCTGCAGTTcaatcattatcatttcaCCCTAACAAACCGCTTCTGCTGACTGGTGGTTTTGATAGAACATTAAGGATATATCACATAGATggtaaaaataatcatttaGTATCCAGTTTATACTTGAAGGATACTCCAGTTCAAACCTGTACATTTTATGTTGCACCAAACAGTGGGAATTCAAAGAAAGTAACGCAGCAAAACATTTTCACTGGTGGTAGAAGACGCTACATGCATTCGTGGGACTTATCCACTCAACTAGTCCATAATCAAACAGCAAATACCTCAACTTctagaattgaaaaaatttctAGATTATATGGTCATCAAGATACTCAAAGatcttttgaaaagttCAAGTTAGGacatttttataattttacGAGTAATGAAACCCAtggtattattttattgcAAGGTAATAATGGTTGgattaatataatacatGCAACTACTGGTGTCTGGTTAACTGCTTGTAAGATTGAAGGTGTTTTGACCGATTTCTGTATTGATTATAAACCGTTAGCGGGCTCTAAATTCCAAACCATTTTAATTGCAGCTAACACTTCTGGTGAAATATGGGAATTCAACCtaagtaaaaataatgaagtaCAAAGAAGATGGAAAGATGCAGGTGGCATGGGCATAACTATAATCCAAGTTGGTGGCGGTACAAATACTGCAAATTTTTTCCCTGTATCTTCAGGGAAGATAAAGACCAATACATGGTTAGCCATTGGAAGTGAGAGTGGttatgtaaatatttatgaCAGAAGAAATAAGTTTGAAAACATCCAACCTGTCGCTTCTCTGGACCAATTAACAACcacaatttcttcattagtATTTTCTTCAGATGGTCAAATATTGTGCATGGCGTCAAGAGCTGTCAAAGATGCATTGAGATTGGTTCATTTACCTTC